A part of Crassostrea angulata isolate pt1a10 chromosome 5, ASM2561291v2, whole genome shotgun sequence genomic DNA contains:
- the LOC128182830 gene encoding uncharacterized protein LOC128182830: MKCRSIVSTYVPILVSCLYFTFSNESCTRYEGGCCPGYELNSDLGNCRECNIGYSGFNCSKQCVYPSYGWKCALECNCSKENCNFSTGCENKTTWEQDIHTSAGAVGPRFIVMIICFSVSAILLLLVFKSLKCWKYIKCRSTVKEDVTEENHYQTISDHDLFKKLSI, from the exons ATGAAATGTAGAAGTATCGTGTCAACCTATGTTCCTATTCTTGTCAGCTGTTTGTATTTTACGTTCTCTAATGAAAGCTGCACCAG atATGAAGGTGGATGTTGTCCTGGTTATGAATTGAATAGCGACTTAGGAAACTGTAGAG aGTGTAACATTGGATATTCGGGATTTAACTGTAGCAAACAGTGTGTATATCCAAGTTATGGATGGAAATGCGCACTAGAATGCAATTGTTCAAAAGAAAATTGCAACTTTTCCACGGGTTGTGAAAATAAAACGACAT GGGAACAAGACATCCATACATCTGCCGGCGCAGTGGGTCCTCGTTTTATTGTGATGATCATTTGCTTCTCTGTGTCTGCTATCCTCCTTCTTCTGGtgttcaaaagtttaaaatgttGGAAGTACATCAAATGTCGATCAACGGTTAAAGAGGATGTTACCGAGGAAAACCATTATCAGACAATATCAGACCACGATCTATTTAAGAAATTAAGCATATAA
- the LOC128182831 gene encoding uncharacterized protein LOC128182831, producing MKCRSIVSTYVPILVSCLYFTFSNEKCSRYEGGCCPGYEWNNDLGNCTECNIGYSGFNCSRQCLYPSYGWKCTLECNCSKKYCNLSTGCENKTTWEQDIHTSAGAVGPLFNVMIICFSVSAILLLVFKSLKCWKYIKCRSTVKEDVTEENHYQTISDHDLFKKLSI from the exons ATGAAATGTAGAAGTATCGTGTCAACCTATGTTCCTATTCTTGTCAGCTGTTTGTATTTTACGTTCTCTAATGAAAAGTGCTCCAG ATATGAAGGTGGATGTTGTCCTGGTTACGAATGGAATAACGACTTAGGAAACTGTACAG aGTGTAACATTGGATATTCGGGATTTAACTGTAGCAGACAGTGTTTATATCCAAGTTATGGATGGAAATGCACACTAGAATGTAAttgttcaaaaaaatattgcaacCTCTCCACGGGTTGTGAAAATAAAACGACAT GGGAACAAGACATCCATACATCTGCCGGTGCAGTGGGTCCTCTTTTTAATGTGATGATCATTTGCTTCTCTGTGTCTGCTATCCTCCTTCTGGtgttcaaaagtttaaaatgttGGAAGTACATCAAATGTCGATCAACGGTTAAAGAGGATGTTACCGAGGAAAACCATTATCAGACAATATCAGACCACGATCTATTCAAGAAATTAAGCATATAA